The genomic window CTTTCTGTCAGGGTTTCAATTACAATCTTTTGTATTCTCTTTTCAGTGTGTCAATTCTTATTTACGATCTATGGCGACTATTTCGCCGGTGTCCACCTCTTCCCATTCCGAACAGAGAAGTTAAGCCCGGCTGAGCAGATGGTACTAGGCCTAAAGCCCGGGAGAGTATGTCGTTGCCGCCCTTCAAAAGCCCCTTCAGAAATGTTGGGGCTTTTGTTTTTATCCCCCTCCGGACTCATTTTTTCTTTTCTGAAAATAGATTAGATTGGTCATTCCAAACTCTACCTCATGCGATACTTAATCCTGATTCTGTTTACGGCACTTCATTCCCAGCTCACAAATGCACAGGGAAGCTGGTCAGTGGCAGGACCGTTTCCTCTGCCAGTCCGTTCCGGTGCAGTTTCTTTCTCCATTGGTGCAAAAGGTTATGTGTGCACAGGACTAGAATCCCAGCTAAAAAATGACACGTGGGAATTCGATACGCTTTCAAATGGCTGGACCCAAAAAGCAAATTTTCCGGGTACTGCACGTGATAGCGCCGTAGGTTTTTCAATTGATTCTCTTGGTTATATTGGGCTGGGTGGTGATGGTACCGGTTACCAGTCAGACTTCTATAAATATTCTCCCGCAACAAATACTTGGCAGGCTATCGCAGCATTTCCGGGCACACTCAGAAGTGATGCTGTTGGATGTTCTGCCAGCGGATTAGGATTCGTGATGTTCGGACGCTATAACGCACAAACACCTTTTGACCAGTGGAAATACGATCCTGTAGCAGATAATTGGACGCAAATTGCAAATTATCCAGGTTCTCCAACAGATAATGGTACTGCCTTTACTATTGGGAGCAACTTGTATTATTATCAGTTTTTAGGGAATCCTAACTTTTATGAATATAGCCCTGTCGCTAACACATGGAGTCCAAAAGCTTTTGCCAATTTTGGCTTGGCGCATTCCGTCGGGTACTCTATTGGAACCCTGGGGTACGTGGCCACCGGAGGAAGTCGTGATGTGTATGAATACAATTCAGTAAGTGATAGTTGGTCCATGATCACCCCTTACGCAATATCCGGATATACCACTTCAAGGGCAATAGGTTTCTCCATTGGAAATTTCGGGTATGTAGGATTGGGAGATAGTACAATCGCATACATTCCATCAATGAATTTTTGGAAATATACGCCATGCAGTATTCCAACACCATCAATTTCTCCATCAGGAACCGTTGATCTTTGCCTTGGAGATTCCGTACTTTTAACCTCCAGTGCGAGTTCCGGAAATCAGTGGTATCTGAATAGTTCTCCGATTAGTGGTGCAACGGGAACCACTTATTACGCTTCCCAAAATGGAACCTATACCGTGCGTTCTGGTTGCTCCGGGATGTCAACCCCATTCAATATTAACCAGATCAGTAATTCAATTCAACCGCCGATTTGCTTGGTAACCGTAGATTCTCTCTCCCAATACAATGTGATCATGTGGGATAAAACAGGATACAACAATGTTGATTCTTTTATTGTATTCAGGGAGATCACCACCAACAATTATCAGCCGATTGGGAGAGTGTCTTTTGATTCATTGAGTTTGTTCATAGATACTACCTCGACACTTTATTTTCCCAACACAGGTAACCCTAATACGGGAACGTATCGCTACAAGTTAGGAGCGGTTGACACTTGCAGGAACCTTGGCCAATTGGGACCTTATCATAATACCATTTATATCTCCAACAATGCGGGTACATTCAGCTGGACCCAGCTGTATACGATTGAAGGATCCGGCAATCCGGTAAATGCTTACGTGTTGATGCGTGACGATTTCAGTAATGGTAACTGGCAGGCTATTAACAGTGTTGCAGGCACCCAGCAAACCATAATCGATCCGGCCTATGCTGCCTGGGTAGCTACTGCGAGTTGGAGGGTACAAACCTTGTGGAATATCTCCTGTGTCCCTGCCCGCCTGGATCTCAATACGCAGATTGTAACTACATCGAGATCCAATGTAATTGGAATATCCAGTTCAGCCGACGTGAATGAGTGGGGTGAACTGGTTCTTGTGTTTCCAAACCCTGCGTCCGATTTTGTCGAAGTGAAACTGAGCGGGCTGAGACTGCGTTCCCTTCAAGTAACGGACATTACCGGACAACTGATTATAAATTCCGAGTATTCCAGAGTTGAAACTGGTGCTTTGTCCTCTGGTATCTATCTTCTAAAAATTATAGCGGATGAGGGTACGGTGCAGAAAAGAATCGTAATCAACCATTGATTCCTTGAGTTTGATTGAAAAAGAAGCATTTAGTTTTCTCAGATCCCTTTCCCGGAACAACAACCGGGATTGGTTTGCAAAGCACAAAGACAAGTATTTAGCAGTACGAGCCAACATTGAGCAGTTTGCTGAGGCACTCTTGTTGGAAATGAATAGTCACGACCAAATCGAAACACCGAGCGGAAAGAAAGCACTTTTTCGGATCTACAAAGACGTACGTTTTTCCAATGACAAAACACCTTACAATACCCATTGGAGTGGAGCCTTTAGAAGAGCCACGAAGAGTAGGAGGGGAGGGTATTATTTTCATCTCAAACCCGGGAATAGTTTTCTGGCCTGTGGTTTCTGGGGACCGGAGCCGGCCGATCTGCAGCGGATCCGTCAGGACATCGATCTCAATTTTGCAGAGTGGAGAAAAGTTCTGAAAAATAAAACCATCCTGAACACTTTTGGGAAGATGAAGGGGGAAACGGTTAAGTCAGCCCCACGTGGTTACGCCAAGGATCATCCCGCTATTGAACTACTTCGTTATAAGCAATTTTATTTCCAGCACGATTTTACCGATAAAGAAGTGCTTTCTCCCGGCTTTGTAAAAAAGATGAGCGAGACCTACAAAAGGGTTCGACCGTTTTTTGATCACATGAGTGAGGTGTTAACGACGGATGCGAATGGGGTGTCGGTGCTATAGAACTATTGATCTACGCTCTCAAAACCTTTCAGGAACTTCTCAAACACAAAAATGCGATTCCGTTTGAAACCTGTACGTTCTTTCAGAATGTTGAGTTTGAGGAATTCGTCCAGGAGCACATAGGCTGTTGGTTTGGTGATGTTCAGTTTCTGAACAACATCATCGGCATTGATCACAGGATGGCCGTAGAGGTGCAGCAAGAGTTCTTGAGCTAATTCTGCACGTCGGCCTAAATTCTTAGAGATCTTCTCACGTAATTTTTTATCCAGGTCAAGGCTGTCGAGCAAGTTTTGTCGGCTTACCTGCGCACTTTCTTTGATTGAATAAAGAAAAAAGCGAATCCATCCACTGAGATCGTGATCTACACGAGCTTTGTGCAGGCGTTCATAATATTCCATTCTATTTTTCTCGATGAATTGAGAAAAATAGAGGGTGGGTTTTTGCAGGATCTTACTTTCAATGAGGTAGAGTATAATCAGGAGTCGTCCTACGCGACCGTTTCCATCGAGGAAGGGGTGTATGGTTTCAAATTGATAATGGGCAATACCGATCCGAACGAGATGGGGGATGAGTATCTTCTCGTTATGTAAGAATTTTTCCAAATCACCCATGAGCGGAGAAAGTTCTTCGTGCGGGGGTGGGATGAAACTGGCTGTTTGAATAGTTCTACCACCAATCCAGTTTTGAGAGCGGCGGAATTCGCCCGGACTTTTATGCGCACCGCGAACACCTTTCATCAACTGACTATGACATTCTTTGATTAGCCTTGATGAAAGTGGAATGCTTTTTAAAAGTTTGATGCTGTGATGGAGCGCTTTCACATAGTTTTGCACTTCCTGCCAGTCGTTTCCGGATTCAGGATCAGCGAAGTCTTTATCATATACAGCTTCTTCCACGCTTGTTTGTGTTCCTTCTATCTTACTGGAAAAGGTAGCTTCGGTAAAAACATGTAAGCGTACAAATGCTTCGGTTGCGGGAAGCAGTTCAGAAACAGAATTCAGTGCATGGATAGCAGCGTTTGCCTGCTCTAACAATTGTTGGATCTCCGGATCGGTAATGGTCCAGGC from Bacteroidia bacterium includes these protein-coding regions:
- a CDS encoding T9SS type A sorting domain-containing protein, coding for MRYLILILFTALHSQLTNAQGSWSVAGPFPLPVRSGAVSFSIGAKGYVCTGLESQLKNDTWEFDTLSNGWTQKANFPGTARDSAVGFSIDSLGYIGLGGDGTGYQSDFYKYSPATNTWQAIAAFPGTLRSDAVGCSASGLGFVMFGRYNAQTPFDQWKYDPVADNWTQIANYPGSPTDNGTAFTIGSNLYYYQFLGNPNFYEYSPVANTWSPKAFANFGLAHSVGYSIGTLGYVATGGSRDVYEYNSVSDSWSMITPYAISGYTTSRAIGFSIGNFGYVGLGDSTIAYIPSMNFWKYTPCSIPTPSISPSGTVDLCLGDSVLLTSSASSGNQWYLNSSPISGATGTTYYASQNGTYTVRSGCSGMSTPFNINQISNSIQPPICLVTVDSLSQYNVIMWDKTGYNNVDSFIVFREITTNNYQPIGRVSFDSLSLFIDTTSTLYFPNTGNPNTGTYRYKLGAVDTCRNLGQLGPYHNTIYISNNAGTFSWTQLYTIEGSGNPVNAYVLMRDDFSNGNWQAINSVAGTQQTIIDPAYAAWVATASWRVQTLWNISCVPARLDLNTQIVTTSRSNVIGISSSADVNEWGELVLVFPNPASDFVEVKLSGLRLRSLQVTDITGQLIINSEYSRVETGALSSGIYLLKIIADEGTVQKRIVINH
- a CDS encoding DUF2461 domain-containing protein translates to MDSLSLIEKEAFSFLRSLSRNNNRDWFAKHKDKYLAVRANIEQFAEALLLEMNSHDQIETPSGKKALFRIYKDVRFSNDKTPYNTHWSGAFRRATKSRRGGYYFHLKPGNSFLACGFWGPEPADLQRIRQDIDLNFAEWRKVLKNKTILNTFGKMKGETVKSAPRGYAKDHPAIELLRYKQFYFQHDFTDKEVLSPGFVKKMSETYKRVRPFFDHMSEVLTTDANGVSVL
- a CDS encoding Fic family protein produces the protein MDLRDFKAGKYIQQKSLKSFIPEQVNHAWTITDPEIQQLLEQANAAIHALNSVSELLPATEAFVRLHVFTEATFSSKIEGTQTSVEEAVYDKDFADPESGNDWQEVQNYVKALHHSIKLLKSIPLSSRLIKECHSQLMKGVRGAHKSPGEFRRSQNWIGGRTIQTASFIPPPHEELSPLMGDLEKFLHNEKILIPHLVRIGIAHYQFETIHPFLDGNGRVGRLLIILYLIESKILQKPTLYFSQFIEKNRMEYYERLHKARVDHDLSGWIRFFLYSIKESAQVSRQNLLDSLDLDKKLREKISKNLGRRAELAQELLLHLYGHPVINADDVVQKLNITKPTAYVLLDEFLKLNILKERTGFKRNRIFVFEKFLKGFESVDQ